In Clostridium butyricum, the genomic stretch GATTACTTTCAATATACTGCTTTTGTTCTTCTTCTTCTTTTTCTTGCTTAATATTCAGCTTTGTAATATTAAATTTTATTTCATTTTTATAATGAGCAAACTCATAAGGATAATGATTATTTTCTTTAAGCTTACCGTCATCCAATCCAAATATTTTTACTATTGCTGCTGTTTCAAAACTCCAGAATCCAAGATATCCTGGTTCTTTATGTGCATTTTTCCACTCATAATCATAATGACCCTTGAACCATTCACTATTCATATATTTTGTTAATCTGTCTGAAGCTTTTTTCTTATCTTCAAATGACAGGTTTATTATTTCAACTACTTTTTTATAAGGATTCTCTTTTTCAAAACATAATTCTATCTCATCTTCACAATCTAAGTATGAATTCAATAAGAATTGTAATACAAAGTCCTTTGTTGACTGCCTTTTTATACATTTTTCAACTTTTCTCATATCTTCTTTAGGAACTTCTAATAAAATACCCATACCTACAAGCCATAATAAATTCAAATATCCAATTGTATTTTTTCTTAAGTTTCCCAAAGCATCTACTGCATTATTCCATACTTCTTGAAAGTCTTTAAGTTCATCTCCTCTTGAATACATTGATCGCATTTTATCTATAAATTTTATTGTATTAGTTGCATACATGTTATCAATAATCTCAAAATTACTTATAGTATATCTATTCACTCCATTCAGTATATCATTTTTAATTTCTGAAATATCTTTATTATTTTCATTAATTAATTCATTAATACTTATTTTTAATTCATCTTCTAGTTCTCTTTCATCACAAAGATTATCTCTCATATTTTTTTCTTCCTTTCATTATATATCAAGGCCATTCACCTAGTATTTTTCCTTCCGAATCAAGTCTATATGTTGTTACTTTTCCTGTGCTATCTACTTTAGATAATACCCTTTCAACTTGATTTTTCTCTAATGCTCTTGTAATTTTTGTAGCTAACGTCTTATCATTGTCTACCGCTTTTAATATTCTGCTCTTTTTTGTATTACCTCCTGTCAGCCAATCATTAGACATCTGTATGCCATCTTTAGTGTTTCCTAACTTTGAACTTCCAAATTTTGCTTCATCTATTACATACTTTATATTTGAATCAGAATTCATATTTTCATATAATCCATCTATTCCTTTTACAATCTTATCATCTGGATTTTGTGGTGCTTCTCTTCCAACTGATTTTAAATCATATCCTGCATCTTTTAAACTTTTATTATTTATTAGGTTATCATCTGCTTTATGCTCACCATAATTACCCTTTTGTTTGTTGCTTGCATTATCTAAGTCTAAATCATCAAATCCAATTCTTTCACCAGAACCACCACTCATATTATAAATTCCAGCTCCAGCTTCCAGTGCCCCTGCTATACTTAACGCTGCAGAGCCAACACCTTCTAAGGCAATTCCTGATATTTTTGTCATATCTATTACTGCTTCAGATGCTCCAACTAATTTTATCCCACCAATTAGTGCTTCCCCTGCTTTAAATGCATTTTTGGGTGCTGAAAATATAGAGCCTATACCATCTACAGCCATTGCAATGTTTATTATTGAATTATCTGCTTCATAGGCTGCTTTATACGGTGATTTATCTTTACAGGATTCATTTATTCTTTCTTTATTTTACCATGTGTCTTATAGTTTTTATATAAAAAAGCTATGCATCGTTTTTTACACTCCATGCATAGCTTTATGTCATTATTTAAACTCTCTATTTGCTTCAATTGAATTTAATCTTTGAATGCAATAATCCTTACAGTCAGATGGACAAGAATCACACATTCTTTCATTTGCAATTATATTATAATAATATCTAGCCTTATCATACTTCTTTTCTTTAAACATATAGTCTCCTGCCAATTTAGCATTGCAGAATACCCCTTCTTTAAGTGCTTCATCAAGGTACTTAATACCTGACTCTGGATTCCTAACAGATTCATTATCTGATAAATATATCTCAGCCATCTGATCGTACATAATTGCCATTGTATATGAGTCCATCTTCTCTTTGTCAGCCTTGTATATATTATTACATTCTTCATACATTTCTACTGCTTTTTTATATTCAAGTTCCTTACTATAAATATCACCCATAAGCATATATGCTGAAATATTTTTTTCTTTTATTGGTTCATGTAACAATTCCTTTGCTTTTTCATTATCTTTATTTATTCCTCTTCCATTAAAATAGCAATCTGCAAGCCTTACTTTAGCTTCACTCATTCCTTCATTTGAACACAATTCAAATAACTTCACTGCCTTTTCAGAATTTTCCTTTATCTTAAGTCCTTCTTCATATAATTTGCCTGCTCTAAATACAGCCTTTTTATCACCTAATCTTAATTGCCCGACAAGTTTCACATCAAATTTATTTATATCATTTCCTATAATTTCATCTACTTCTTTCCACATATTCTTAACTCTCCATTATTCAATATTTAGCCAGTCTAATTTTTCTAATTTTTCTGGTGCATCAATTTTTAAAACCTGTTTAATTGATGTTAATTCTTTTTTTACTTCTTCAGTAAAATTGTTATTTGAATCTCTTCCAGCACCACTTTGAATAAGAAATTTTACCATAGAATCATTATCAAAATCTCTTTGCTCATACTTATATAAGGCTACTATAAGAGGACTCTTTCCCCATCCATTTTCTATATTAATATCTACACCCATATCTAACAACATTTTTGCTATATCTACTTCTGTTGTTTCTGCTATTAAATGTAGTATTGTTTTCCCTGATTCCATATATCCTGGATCTATCTTATTTTCTTTTAATATTTCCCTAACTTCATCGTAATACTTATAACATATGTCTGCCCATACTGTTGCTTCAATTTTCATAATTAACATCTCTCCTTAACTTCTTATTATTACCACATAAATCCACCATCTTCAAATTGTTTCATTTCTTTTATTAATTTAGATAAGTCCTTATTTTTATTTTCATATGCATGGGATATATTAGACGCATGATCCTCCCACTGATAATAATCAGGATTATTCATGTAATCATTAAATTGCCTTTGATTCCATCCTAATGATTCTGCTGCATCCCTGCATCTTGCATACTCATGTCCGTTTGTATGTCCAATATCAATCTCTCCTTCTTTTAGCTTCAATAACGTTTAACTTATGGATGCAATAATTTTTATAATCCTATAGACATAATTTCTATATCCTCATATCGTCAATTATATATTAAATATCGATATAGTTGATATTTCATTATCTTCTATATCGTTACTTAAAACCACTAAAAAAATTTCATAATCTTTCTTTGCAAACTTTGCATTATTAAAAATATAACCTTTTTTGCTCTTTATTATTTCAATTTTTATTCCATTATAAAAAACAATTTTTTCTTCATATACAATAGAAAATAGGTGTTCATTTATATCTATATTAATATAATCATTGTAAGTATCTAATACTTTTTTTATTTTTTCATTTACTGCTACTATATTATTAGATTTTTCTTTATACTTTAATTCAGTACTTTTATCAATTATCCTCATTATTCCATATTCCCATAACAATTCAATATACTCTTTTTGAGGTGTTATAAAAATACACTTTTTTTCATCTACAGCATATAATTTCATCTGAATAATATCTGCTAAATCTTCATTAATAGTTATTATATTGCTTGTATACTTTTCTAAATTAACATATATTATTTTTTCATTCTCAGGACAGAATAAGACTATTTGATTATTTCCAATAATATATGATGTATATATTGATATATCATCATATATTTTTATTTCTTTCAATAAATTAAGATTAGTATCAAATACTAATATTCCTTCATAATTATCATTAACTATTATTTTATCTTGCACTATATCCATAAAATAAATATCTTTTCCTTCTATTATCTTCTCCAAAACTGTCTTTCCTCCAATCTATACCCTACATTACTTTAATTTTAATTTTTTCCTTTTATCAGCTGTATTAGCTATTAATTCACCATTTAATGGATTTGCTTCTCCTAAATGAATTCCTTTTTTATCGAATACTTCTAAATGAGCTCTTTCACCTTTATGTAAAGTATCTCTATAATAATATCTATCACCTTTCTTATAAACAGATGCACCCTTTACTTTCATCTTTGTTTTAACATATTCATCATTACTTAAAACAGTTTCTCTATCTAGTGGGACTCTCTCTTCCTTAATATATCCACTTTTACCACTATCAGAACCCCCACTCATATTATAAATACCAGCTCCAGCTTCCAGTGCCCTTGCTATACTTAAAGCTGCAGAGCCAACACCTTCTAAGGCAATTTCTGATATTTTTGTCATATCTATTACGGCTCCAGATGCTCCAACTACTTTTATCCCACCAATTAGTGCTTCCCCTGCTTTAAATGCATTTTTTGGTGCTGAAAATATAGATCCTATCCCATCTACAGCCATTGCAAGGTTTATTATTGAATTATCTGCTTCATAGGCTGCTTTATACGGTGATTTATCTTTACAGAATTCATTTATTCTTTCTTTATCTTCTTTAAGATCTTCTATATCTGATAAATAATTATATTCTGCATCTTTATTAAATACAGAACTCACTGCTGCACATACATAGTCCTTAGCTATTTTAATATCATCTATTGTTTCGTTAAAAGTATTAAATGCTGCCCATCCAAATGTTTTTATGTGATTTAAAAATGTTCCTCTATGCTCTATTGCTGCGCTTGTATCTTCTGGTACAAATACACTTCCTGCTCCATTTGGATATGCCTTTCCTAAAATCCATGTATCATCACCAGCCTGAGCTTTTACATACTCTCCTTTGTATTCCTTTTTAGAATCATATACTTCTATATCACTTCTATTATCTAATTCTTCTCCCTCTAGCGAAATAAAAGAGTTATCACCTGATGTAATTGTACTTTCTCCCCCAAAACTGCTGAATTATATAAAAAGTCAGTGTTCATTAAGTTTGAAGCACTGACTTTTCATATCTTTATACATAGTCTTCAATTTTTACTAGTTCAATATATTATTGCAAGTCAATGTTAATTTTTATGCAGTTACTTAGTATAAAATTTTGAATCGAGTTATTATATAATTGAATTTATTACTTCGTTAACTGAACCTGTAAAAATATTAGGTTTTTCATGCCTTATTTTTTCTAATAATGATATAACCATTAACCTATTATTACTATCGACTCTATTTTTTAGTACATCAATAAATATTTTTCTTGAAAGCTCATCATTTAGAATACCATAATATATGGTTCTAACCCACATCTTTGCATTTTGTAGCATAGATTGCGTTGCCATTATTACTTGTTCAAAATATTCTTCACATTCGAATATCTCTATGGCGTGTACTAAGCCATACATTACTTCTATATTTTCGCATTTATCATCAAAACATCTACACATCTTAGAAATTAATTTTACATCTTGTAATTTAACTATTTTTTCAATAGCATTTTCAAACTCTTCTATTTCTTCTTCGTTTTTAATAATCTGCTATTATATAACCTTGTTAATTCATCCTTTCCATCCATCCCTATTATAATTTAATTATTTATTAAATAAATCTGGGAATGCTTGCTTATTTTCTTTTATTACTTCTTTTAATTGTACTCTAATTTCTGGAGTATATAATCCATCCTTCATATATATTCTACGTGCATCCCCTAAATCCTTTGCTAATGCATTCCTTGGTGATAAGTTCATATATTCTTGCATTTCAGGTAATGTTGTTCTTTTGCCATAAGTAAATGTATCTCTATGTCTTCCACCCTTTCCCGTAAATGGTTACTCCATCCACATGGTAATTCCATCTCCTTATATACTCTCCAGATGGCATATGATGTGGTGTTAAATTATCACCTTTCTTACGCAATGCATTTAATTCATCAAATGTTCCAACTATTCCTTCTCCTGGCAAAAGTGATTATAGTTTTATCTACTGCTTCATCACAGATGAAGTACCTCGTATAAAAAAACTACTTATGAAGTCAAAATATAAAACAGACGTAATTCTTTGACCTTCTCGATATGTTATTTCTACACAGGACTTTGTAACAGATTTGTTGCTACCAGATGTTCAAAATAAGTAGATTGATATTGAGGTTTTCAGAAAGACTTGAAGATTTTATAGAATTTAGGGTATAAGAAAAGCCAGTAGATTTTTTTACATATACTGACTTTTCACATTTCGTTAATAAATTAAAATTAATCACCTATAACAATTATCTTTTTGCTTTGCTTTAATGCATTTTGGCATAAACTATTCAATTCTCTTATTGCCAAAATTATATCTTCGCTTTCATCGTAATCATTTAATCTTTGTTTTTTAACTACATAATCACACATTGAAATAATATCACTTATTTCGTTCTTTTCTACTACCATATCTGAATATGGGTCAATTGTAAAAAAAGCTACAAATGGTATTTTTTCTTTTATAGAATACAAATACTCCATCATCTCATCATCTAACTCAACATTTTTATCATCCACATTTAACTGTTCTATTGAATTACCTATATAAAAATTCATCATTACCTCCTATTTTTTAGGAAATGCTGTTATAACATTTCCACTTTCATCAATAACAACTTTCAAAGTGTATATTGATTTTCCTTTACTATTTACCCCTATTGCATCTTTAAAAGTTTGTTCAAAAATATATCCGCTCCTATCACCTGTATTTGGTTTCACAATAAAATTATCACCTTTTAATGTACTATCAGTTCCAGCTTTTATATCAAAGTCAGCATTAAAGTGAGACTTATTACCTGACCTACGGACAGTTAATAGCCATATAATTGGAAAATCATATTTTAAGAAGAAATTTAATTTGAAAATATAAAAAAACCACCTGTTTTAGTGTAAAATTAATTTGCTAAAATACAATTTTTCACTGAAAGGTGGTTTTTATGATTAATGATCAAGAATATATTACTACAGAATTAAAAAAAGTGCTAGAAAAAATGCTGATTTTAAAATCAACTCGCTTAAATAATTTAGTTGCTGTAATAATAGGAATTATAGTTTGACGTTCGGTAATTTTATCTAATATATCTCAAGAACTAAAAGATTGCTATTCTAAAGGAAATGAGGAAAATAAAATCAAAATACTTCAGCGTTTTCTTAATAATAAAGACATAGATCCAGAAAATACTTATGAATTTTTTGTTTATAAATTACTGAAAACTTATAAGAGCAAATCAAATAGAATAAATATAATATTTGATCATACAACGATTGAAGATAGATTTGTAATATTACAATTTTCCTTGAAAATAGGAAAAAGAGCCGTACCACTTTGGTACAAAGTGTTTAAATATAAAGAACAGGGGAATAAGGATTTTAAGCATGTTAAGGAAGGACTCCTATTTTTACATAAAATATTACAAAATTATAATTATAATGTTGTACTTCTTGCAGATAGAGGATTTAAAAGTATAGATTTATTTAAATTTATTGATGAAACCTTAGGTTGGAACTATTGTATAAGATGTACAAAAGATATTGGAATTTTCATACCAGAACATCCTGAAATAGAAAAACTTGAAGATATACAAACATCCAAAAGAAGTGATGGAAAAAATTCTCGAAAATATTTTTATAATATAGAACTGACTGCTCAGAAATATATTTGTAATATGTCAGTATGTAAAGCAGCTGACGCAGACGAAGTCTGGTATATAGCAAATAATTTTGATGAAGCTATTGCTATACGAGAATATAAAAAAAGATTTGATATTGAAGAAATGTTTAAAGATTTTAAAGGTGGTGGATTTAATTTAGAAGATACTTGGAGTCAAGATATTCACTATATAAGGATGATTTATCTATGCATTTCAATAGCTTATTGCTGGATAATAACTTTAGGTACTTCATGTAGTAAAGATAAGAAGAATAAATTAATAGGTGCAGTTAAATTATTAAAAGGCAAAAAAGTTAGAATATATAGTCTTTTTAGAGCTGGATATAAATGGTTTAAAAGATGTTACTATTCTAATCGCAGTGAATACTATTTGAAAATTACATTCACACTATATGAAAGCTAATGGATAATTATTACATTGACAAGATACACTTGTAGTATCCACAACCCAACGCTTACATCTTTTTTTATATTTTATATAAAATGCAATATAAACTCTGCATTTAATCACATAAAATTACAGAGCATATAATTTTATGTGATTATTTAAATATATTGAAAACAACTGTCCGTAGGTCAGACTTCTATATATCCTTTTAGTTTTCTTTCGAATTTTTTAAGTTCTCTTCCTTGAATAACTGGTTCTATAAAATGGTCCCTATGTCAAGGACATTTTGAAAAAGGCTAGGCAGCTAAAAGCTGGTCCCGGTATTGAATAGGGGCCAGCTTTTTAAGTGCCCATTGGTACCTGTAATTGTTATAGTAATCCATATAATTATTAATTATTGATTCTAATTCATCAAATGTTGTACAATTTTTTAAGTCTATCTCATCTTTCATATTACCAAAAAATGATTCCTGCGGGGCGTTATCCCAACAGTTTCCTCGTCTAGACATAGATTGCCCAATTTTATATTTCTTAAGAAGTTTTTGAAATCTAGGACTCGTATAATGAACACCTTGATCCAAATGTATAAAAACATCTTTATCAAGTAAATTTTTATGATTTCTCATAAGCTTTTTAACAGTTTCAGTAGCTATATCTAGTGTAAGACTTTCTGAAACATTGTATGAAAGAATTTCATTTGTGGAAGCATCTTTAATTGTTGATAAATAGGCTCTATTAGATACACCATATGTTAAATAAGTTATATCAGTTAATAATACCTTACCGACCAAACCTTGTTTGAATGTTCTATTCAAAGTATTAGGTACAATCGTATGTTCATGAGTAGCTTTCATCATTCTACGATAGGGATTTGCCTTTCTGATTGGACACAAAATATTATATTTTCTCATAATTCTTTGTATACATTTTCGATTTATTACTAGATTAAATTCATGTTCTAAGACCATTTTTATAGAACGTGATCCTTTCTTGTAACCTCTATGATTAAATGCTTTTAGAATTATATGCTTTAATTCTAAATCTTTTTCTTCTTTAGAAGTACGCTTATCACTTGAATTTAAATAATTATAATATCCTGATCTAGATACTTCAGCTATTTTACATAAATGAGATATCATATTTTTATAACTATATTTTGAAATTATATTTTGTATTATTTTGAATACTGATATTGAGCTTAATTTACTATTTTTCACCTGCCTTTCTTGCAGCTCGATTTTTTTTAATAGTTCTGCCTCGGCTTTCCAATAAGCAATTTCAGCATCTTTTTTAGATATTATTTCTTCAACGGTCAGTTAACGTTTTAGTGGACGACCACTATTTAACTTTCGAGAATCTCTTAATCCAAGTTCTCCTGATTTGTTATAGCTATTACGCCACCTTTTACTGGCACACCAAATTCTATTATTTCCAATAACATCTATATCAAATCCTGCATCTTGAAAAATATGAATAGGTAGTTTACCTTTGCTACGCTCAGCGATAAAAAGTATTTTAAATTCATTTGTATATGTGATTGCTTTATCCGTAACATTTTTTACATATTTATTCTTTGACAATAACTCAATTTCTTCACTCGTAAATAATTTTTTACTCATTAGTTCACATCCTGACTACATTTATGCTTGGTTTTATTGTACAAAAAAAGAACCTATAAAAATAGTCTTTTTTTAGTGTCTATTTTAATTAGTTCGACAGCCCCTTTTTTAACTTCTTTCACTGCATTCTTAGAATTATGCCATCAATCTATTTTATTCATATTACAATAGTTTATAAAATAGCATTTTTATGCAGTTACTTTTTTCATTATTATGCATTCTATCATTATTAACTCAAATTAAACTTCTTACTATATTCTTGATTTATTTTTAGTAATTCTTCAGCTTGCACTATTTTTTTATCTGCTTTTTCTAATTGTATTTCATTAGACCATAAAAATGGATATATCAATATAGCCTCATTGAATTTAACATTTTTACATTCTTCTTTCCATGTACTCCACCTCATGATACTATAAAATTCATCTATATTTCCTTGTGCAATCCAAGCTATAAACTCTGAATAATGCATTTCTAATGACTCCCAATCTAACGTATCTGGAGCAAAATACCATACCTCTCCTATTCCTTCAGAGAATTTTCCAGCATTTAAAGCGAAAAGCCCTCCAACAACATCATCTGCAACTATTAACATTTTATCAACCTGCGTTGCAACTCCATTTTCTCCAATTGAATTATATGACAGTATACCTCTGTTAGTATTACTGTCGTGTCCAAGTATTCTAATCCAATTATCAATTACTATCCCAGATGTATTTAAGATTATTGAACCTAATGCTGATTTTGATGTCACTTGTAAAACATCAAGTGATTTTATCCCATCCTCTAATTCATCTGAATTCAATATTAATTGCCTATTAGAACTTATGAACATGTTATTTATTTCTTGCCATAAATTATTATATATGTTACTCATTTTTCCTCCTAGATTTTTAAATTTAGTCATCAGTTATTTTATACTTAATTTTGGTTCCATTCGGATATGGTCTTAATTTATGTCCGAAAGTTGACCCTGCCCCTCTATTATCAGAAGGATTAATAGGTCTAACACTTGCATCATTACCACCTTCTTTGAACATAGTAGGTGGATATTCGTCTAAATCCTTTCCTGGAACTTTATCTATGCCTTTCAATGATGCCTTAAGATTAGCTTTTGAACCTGCTCTATTAATTGTTAATACTTCTGGTTGCCCATTAGCTATTGCATCCTAAATATGCTTTGCAGACTCTTGGTATTTACTTCTTGAAATTTCAACCTCCACTATATTAGTGTCTCTTCACAAACCGTAACCAACTCATCAATACTTGCATTACCACCAGCTTTAGCATTGCCAGCAACTTAATAATTAGCACCTGAACTTACAAGCTGCTTTACTCCATAAACACCCATTGCGAATGATGCTAAGTCTAATGTAGTTTCTGATACATTACTAGAATCCTCATAGGCAGTTTTACATGGTGCTTCTCTTCCAACTGATTTTAAATCATATCCTGCATATTTTAAACTTTGATTATTTTTTCTTTATTTTACCATGTGTCTTATAGTTTTTATATAAAAAAGCTATGCATCGTTTTTACACTGCATGCATAGCTTTATGTCATTATTTAAACTCTCTATTTGCTTCAATTGAATTTAATCTTTGAATACAATAATCCTTACAGTCAGATGGACAAGAATCACACATTCTTTCATTTGCAATTATATTATAATAATATCTAGCCTTATCATACTTCTTTTCTTTAAACATATAGTCTCCTGCCAATTTAGCATTGCAGAATACCCCTTCTTTAAGTGCTTCATCAAGGTACTTAATACCTGACTCTGGATTCCTAGCAGATTCATTATCTGATAAATATATCTCAGCCATCTGATCGTACATAATTGCCATTGTATATGAGTCCATCTTCTCTTTATCAGCCTTATATATGTTGTTACATTCTTCATACATTTCTACTGCCTTTTTATATTCAAGTTCCTTACTATAAATATCACCCATAAGCATATATGCTGAAATATTTCTTTCTTTTATTGGTTCACATAACAATTCCTTTGCTTTTTCATTATCTTTATTTATTCCTCTTCCATTAAAATAGCAATCTGCAAGCCTTACTTTAGCTTCACTCATTCCTTCATTTGAACACAATTCAAATAACTTTACTGCCTTTTCAGAATTTTCCTTTATATTAAGTCCTTCTTCATATAATTTGCCTGCTCTAAATACAGCCTTCTTATCGCCTAATCTTAATTGCCCTACAAGTTTCTCATCAAATTTATTAATATCATTCCCTATAATTTCATCTACTTCTTTCCACATATTCTTAACTCTCCATTATTCAATATTTAGCCAGTCTAATTTTTCTAATTTTTCTGGTGCATCAATTTTTAAAACCTGTTTAATTGATGTTAATTCTTTTTTTACTTCTTCAGTAAAATTGTTATTTGAATCTCTTCCAGCACCACTTTGAATAAGAAATTTTACCATAGAATCATTATCAAAATCTCTTTGCTCATACTTATATAAGGCTACTATAAGAGGACTCTTTCCCCATCCATTTTCTATATTAATATCTACACCCATATCTAACAACATTTTTGCTATATCTACTTCTGTTGTTTCTGCTATTAAATGTAGTATTGTTTTCCCTGATTCCATATATCCTGGATCTATCTTATTTTCTTTTAATATTTCCCTAACTTTATCATATTTTTTAAAACATATCTTTGACCATACTGTTGCTTCAACTTTCATTCTTTTTTCTCCATTTCTGATAAATTATTATTCTCCTGAAATTCAGTCATTTCTTCTATTAAATCTGATAATTCCTTATTTTTATTTTCATATGCATGGGATATATTAGACGCATGATCCTCCCACTGATAAAAATTAGGATTATTCATGTAATCATTAAATTGCCTTTGATTCCATCCTAATGACTCTGCTGCATCCCTGCATCTTGCATACTCATGTCCGTTTGTATGTCCAATATCAATCTTGGATTTATGTCAATATAGTAGACAGAAAAAATCGAAATTTTATGCAACATTCCTTGCTAACGCTTCGCATTGATTTGGAGTCATATAATTTATAGCAGAATGTATTCTTTTTCTGTTATACCATCCTTCTATATATGCAAATATAGCCAATTGTGCTTCTTTAAAGTCTTTATATGTGGTTGTATATACTTCTTCCTTTTTTAAACTAGCATGAAACGATTCTATACAGGCATTATCATAAAGACATCCTTTCTTACTAAATGATTGAATTATATTTAACTTC encodes the following:
- a CDS encoding PoNe immunity protein domain-containing protein, translated to MRDNLCDERELEDELKISINELINENNKDISEIKNDILNGVNRYTISNFEIIDNMYATNTIKFIDKMRSMYSRGDELKDFQEVWNNAVDALGNLRKNTIGYLNLLWLVGMGILLEVPKEDMRKVEKCIKRQSTKDFVLQFLLNSYLDCEDEIELCFEKENPYKKVVEIINLSFEDKKKASDRLTKYMNSEWFKGHYDYEWKNAHKEPGYLGFWSFETAAIVKIFGLDDGKLKENNHYPYEFAHYKNEIKFNITKLNIKQEKEEEEQKQYIESNHELEKIIPNKFREKVNSIIEDYNMLEDKEFWKKYELQDIWFEFSEYEQENADKNLLGFIIVNELINYECILQLDYKEDLEDYIDNLKSFWKEEPVKLIRFDLKNDQNYYMYIPKKVNMNNLYEVKILNI
- a CDS encoding SEL1-like repeat protein — its product is MWKEVDEIIGNDINKFDVKLVGQLRLGDKKAVFRAGKLYEEGLKIKENSEKAVKLFELCSNEGMSEAKVRLADCYFNGRGINKDNEKAKELLHEPIKEKNISAYMLMGDIYSKELEYKKAVEMYEECNNIYKADKEKMDSYTMAIMYDQMAEIYLSDNESVRNPESGIKYLDEALKEGVFCNAKLAGDYMFKEKKYDKARYYYNIIANERMCDSCPSDCKDYCIQRLNSIEANREFK
- a CDS encoding ankyrin repeat domain-containing protein, whose product is MKIEATVWADICYKYYDEVREILKENKIDPGYMESGKTILHLIAETTEVDIAKMLLDMGVDINIENGWGKSPLIVALYKYEQRDFDNDSMVKFLIQSGAGRDSNNNFTEEVKKELTSIKQVLKIDAPEKLEKLDWLNIE
- a CDS encoding GH-E family nuclease; this translates as MKLKEGEIDIGHTNGHEYARCRDAAESLGWNQRQFNDYMNNPDYYQWEDHASNISHAYENKNKDLSKLIKEMKQFEDGGFMW
- a CDS encoding Imm30 family immunity protein, giving the protein MIKNEEEIEEFENAIEKIVKLQDVKLISKMCRCFDDKCENIEVMYGLVHAIEIFECEEYFEQVIMATQSMLQNAKMWVRTIYYGILNDELSRKIFIDVLKNRVDSNNRLMVISLLEKIRHEKPNIFTGSVNEVINSII
- a CDS encoding transposase; translation: MKILQRFLNNKDIDPENTYEFFVYKLLKTYKSKSNRINIIFDHTTIEDRFVILQFSLKIGKRAVPLWYKVFKYKEQGNKDFKHVKEGLLFLHKILQNYNYNVVLLADRGFKSIDLFKFIDETLGWNYCIRCTKDIGIFIPEHPEIEKLEDIQTSKRSDGKNSRKYFYNIELTAQKYICNMSVCKAADADEVWYIANNFDEAIAIREYKKRFDIEEMFKDFKGGGFNLEDTWSQDIHYIRMIYLCISIAYCWIITLGTSCSKDKKNKLIGAVKLLKGKKVRIYSLFRAGYKWFKRCYYSNRSEYYLKITFTLYES
- a CDS encoding DUF2625 family protein, coding for MSNIYNNLWQEINNMFISSNRQLILNSDELEDGIKSLDVLQVTSKSALGSIILNTSGIVIDNWIRILGHDSNTNRGILSYNSIGENGVATQVDKMLIVADDVVGGLFALNAGKFSEGIGEVWYFAPDTLDWESLEMHYSEFIAWIAQGNIDEFYSIMRWSTWKEECKNVKFNEAILIYPFLWSNEIQLEKADKKIVQAEELLKINQEYSKKFNLS
- a CDS encoding NucA/NucB deoxyribonuclease domain-containing protein; amino-acid sequence: MKGIDKVPGKDLDEYPPTMFKEGGNDASVRPINPSDNRGAGSTFGHKLRPYPNGTKIKYKITDD
- a CDS encoding tetratricopeptide repeat protein, translated to MWKEVDEIIGNDINKFDEKLVGQLRLGDKKAVFRAGKLYEEGLNIKENSEKAVKLFELCSNEGMSEAKVRLADCYFNGRGINKDNEKAKELLCEPIKERNISAYMLMGDIYSKELEYKKAVEMYEECNNIYKADKEKMDSYTMAIMYDQMAEIYLSDNESARNPESGIKYLDEALKEGVFCNAKLAGDYMFKEKKYDKARYYYNIIANERMCDSCPSDCKDYCIQRLNSIEANREFK
- a CDS encoding ankyrin repeat domain-containing protein is translated as MKVEATVWSKICFKKYDKVREILKENKIDPGYMESGKTILHLIAETTEVDIAKMLLDMGVDINIENGWGKSPLIVALYKYEQRDFDNDSMVKFLIQSGAGRDSNNNFTEEVKKELTSIKQVLKIDAPEKLEKLDWLNIE
- a CDS encoding GH-E family nuclease, whose amino-acid sequence is MDIGHTNGHEYARCRDAAESLGWNQRQFNDYMNNPNFYQWEDHASNISHAYENKNKELSDLIEEMTEFQENNNLSEMEKKE